A window of Maioricimonas rarisocia genomic DNA:
GCCAGGTTCGATCGCAGGCGCTGCAGCAGGGCGCCCTGATCTCGAATGTCCGGATGGCAGCGGACAAGCGCCTCCGCGAGCGACGGCCAGAGTTCCTCAAAGCGAGTCGTGAACTCCAGGAACAGTGACCGCTGGTCGTCGGTTGGCCCTTCCTCCCCGGCCCGCAAATGGACATGCGTTGAAGTAAACGGAGGGCATGAAATCGCCGCGACGCCGTTCCATGCGTCCACACTGTACTCGAGGCGTCCGAAGACAGGATCGTCGAGTGCTGACGCAGGGTGGTCTGTCATCCCGACGGGAGCATCGAACTCTCCCGGTGGAATCAGGCGGATCGTCACTTCGTCGCCGACACCGATGCTCTCCGGTGTGGGCCACGTCACGTGCTGTGAGCGTGGATCGTCGGAGCGGTACTGCCCAAGTCCGCCGACATGCAGATTGAGTTCCGGGTCTTCGTCCTGCCGCTTGACGTAATCGAGGCCGACACTCAGGACTCCTTCGCCGTCGATGCCGGCCACACAGATGCGCTCGCCATTCAGAAGGACCTCGAACCGTGCAGACATGGGTGCGTCCTGTGCAGCAGAGGGAGGCAATTACTGCCAGTCGGGTGCTTCATTCGGACGGGAACGGCGCCCGGTCGCGGCTGGACTCGTCGGGACCGCCACGTGATCGTGGCTCATGCCTCACAGCTCAACCTTCACCGGCCGCTCGAAGCCGCCAGGTGGCACGAGACGCACGACGAGATGACTACGTGCGGTCGTTGCTGGTCCCGTTCGGGGAGAGCGTCGGGGTTCTTCCACAGGCAGGCCTGCGCGCTGTTTCCGCCACCCCCCGCCGACATCGGCGTGAGGGCATCACCCGCCAGCCAGACGATCGCCGCACCGGCCACCGTCGCGGCGCAGTACCGCAGCCAGGTGAGCGGCTTGCGGGATTGCAGGCGAGGCTTCGAGACGCGGTTTGACTGCAGCGTCAGAGCGGTCGCCTCGGCCAGCTGGACCGCTTCCGGGGTGAGGACCGGCGACGGAGAACTGACCGCGGCGGATTGCGGCTCTTCCTGCTCGAACAGGTCGAGCGCCGGCGCAAGTGTCTCCTGCATCTGTCGGCAACGGGGGCAGCCGGCCAGATGTGCCGCAAGCTCGGGACTTGTGCGGCGGTCAGCACTGGTCAGGGCATCAAAGGCGTCATCGCACGTCATCATGGTCGTCTCCCGAATGCCCCGGCAGGGTTGGTGAGGGCATTGACTCGCGGCGGTCAATCTGACGAAGTCGCACGGCCAGCCGCTCCAGGCCGCGACGCACACGCTGCTTGGCGCCGCTGACGCTGCTGTCCATTGTTTCGGCAATTGCCTCGAAGGGAAGCTCTGCAAAGAATCGCAGCCGCAACGCGTCCGCTTCCGTTTCGGGCAGTTCGCTCAGCAACTCGCGCAGACGCTGCCGCTGTTCGTCCTGCAGCAGGTGGTCCAGCCCGCTCGGTTCGGTCGCGTTCGCACTCAGGCCGTACACGCTTCGCGCAGGAGCGTGCAGATCAGCGAGCCCGTCCAGTTCCCGCTGGCGATTTCGCCAGTGGCGGCGGCACAGATTCAGCACGATTGTCCACAGCCACGTCCGGAATGCGAACTGCGGATTGTAGCTGTCGCGGGCCGCGTAGACCGCGAGAAACGCTTCCTGGACGACGTCCTCGGCACGAGCCGCATCGCCGATCTTGCTGCGTACGAAGCGGAGCAGTGGATTGCGGTAGCGGTGCACCAGTTCTTCGAACGGCGCCCGCTCGCCGGCCTGGACCAGTCGCATCAGTTCTGCGTCAGTTCGCGGTGCCACGCGGGATGCACCTCTCTCTGGTAGAAGGCCGCTGCCGGTCCGTCGTCCGGATCTGCCCGAAACGCGTCGGGTTCCCACATGATACCCCCCGCCTGTCAGAGAGATCAATCGCGGTTGATGCACCGGGACTCTAGGTCGCAGTCGGTGCGGACGCCTCCGCCGGTTTCGCCGGGGCTGGCTGCGGCTCCGAACTGTCGGGGGAACTGCCCACCCATTCGCTCAGTCCGCGAAACAGCACGAAGAATGACGGCACAAATGTCAGCGAGAAGACGGTCGCGGCCAGCATGCCTCCAACGACCGCATTGCCAACCGCCTGTCGACTGGCAGCACCGGCTCCACTTGCGATCAGCAGCGGCATGAAGCCCAGAATCGACGAGAAGGCGGTCATCAGAATGGCCCGGAATCGCAGACTGGCCGCCTGGACCGCGGCATCGCGAATCGAAAGTCCTTCGCGGCGCTTCTCGCTGGCAAACTCGACAATCAGGATAGCATTCTTGCTCGCCAACGCGACCAGCAGCACGATCCCGATCTGGGTGTACGTGTTGTTGTCCGCCCCACGCAGCATCAGGGCGATGACGACGCCCAGCGCGGCCAGGGGGACGACGGCAATCACTGCGGCCGGACTCGTCCAGCTTTCGTACTGCGCCGCCAGCACCAGAAACACGAATCCGACGGCGAGGACCAGAATCAGCGCCTGTCCGCCGGAGGCGATCTTTTCCTGGTACGACATGCCTGTCCATTCGTAGCCGAACGAAGCGGGCAGGCGGGCCTCGGCCATCTGCTCCATGATCTCCAGAGCCTGGCCGGAACTGTACCCCGGAGCGGGTGAACCGTTGATCGAAGCGCTCGGGTACAGGTTGTAGCGTCGAACCACCGAGGGGCCGAAGTCCTCCTCGACGTCGACCAGGGCGCCGATCGGAACCATGTCGCCGGCGGAATTACGGACATCCAGCGCCCGGATGTCTTCGGCCGTGCTGCGAAACTGCGAGTCCGCCTGCACCCGCACCTGATAGGAGCGGTTGTTGTACGTGAAGTCGTTGACGTACGCCGATCCCAGATACGCCTGCAGCGTGTTGAAGACGGCGCTGAGGGGCACGTTCATCGTCTTGACCTTGGTGCGGTCGATGTCGGCAAACAGCTGCGGCACGTTCGCACGGAAGGTCGTATTCATCGCGGACAGCGCGGACTGCTGCTGTCCCGCATCCACCATGTCGGCCGCGACGTTCTGCAGTTCGGCGAAGCCTGCGCCGCCGCGGTCCTGCACCTCCATCTGAAAACCGCCCGCGTTGCCGAGCCCGTCAATCGGAGGGGGGATGAATCCGAAGACGACCGCTTCCTCGAGACCGGCAAACTTCTGCTGCAGGCCGCCAAGGATCGCCTCCTGGCTGAGCTCGGGCGACTGTCGCTCATCCCATGGCTCCAGGATGAGGACCGAGAATCCCTGGTTCGAACCGGCGCTGCCACTGAGCAGCGAGTAGCCGGCGATCGAGAGCCAGTCAGCCACTCCGGGCGTCTCTTCGTAGATGTCGTCGAGCCGCTCGATGAGCTGCTGCGTGCGCTGTTTGGAGGCGGCATCAGGCAGCTGGATGTTGATGAACATGTAGCCCTGGTCTTCGCTGGGGACGAAGCCGGTCGGCAGCCGCCCGAACGTCCAGCCGGTCGTAACGACCAGTCCGACATAGACCAGCATGACCAGTGAGACGACGCGGACAAACTGGCGGATTGCAAACGTGTACCCGTCGGTCACCTTGTCGAAGGAGTTGTTGAACCAGCGAAAACCGACGAACTGCTTCTCGCGTGGCGTTGGCTTCCGCAGCACGAGGCCGCACAGCGCGGGGCTGAGCGTCAGGGCGTTGATCGTACTGATGATGACCGCTGCCGAGATCGTCAGGGCGAA
This region includes:
- a CDS encoding RNA polymerase sigma factor codes for the protein MAPRTDAELMRLVQAGERAPFEELVHRYRNPLLRFVRSKIGDAARAEDVVQEAFLAVYAARDSYNPQFAFRTWLWTIVLNLCRRHWRNRQRELDGLADLHAPARSVYGLSANATEPSGLDHLLQDEQRQRLRELLSELPETEADALRLRFFAELPFEAIAETMDSSVSGAKQRVRRGLERLAVRLRQIDRRESMPSPTLPGHSGDDHDDVR
- a CDS encoding efflux RND transporter permease subunit; protein product: MSRFFIHRPIFASVISIVIVIAGLVSFGALPVAKFPEVAPPTVQVKAVYPGADARTIAETVATPIEQEVNGVEGMIYMSSTSASDGTYTLTVTFDLGTDMDMATVLTQNRVAIAESRLPEEVRRQGVTTKKQSTQILQFIALSSPDGTYSDLFLSNYALTIKDELSRLDGVGDVQVFGAGDYSMRVWLDPRLLKQRGLTTEDVVSAISEQNVQVAAGQIGAPPAPDGTPFQLTINTRGRLVETEEFENIIIATGEGGRVLRVKDVAEVELGARDYTFQSTFNRNPSTSIAVYQLPGANAMDTAAYVRETMQQLSEANNWPDGLQYDIPFDTTRFVEASIAEVYETLLIAALLVILVIFIFLQDWRATIVPVAAIPVSLIGTFAIMAGIGFSINMLSLFGIVLAIGIVVDDAIVVVENTTRHLEAGLTSKQAAVKAMEEITGPVIATTLVLLAVFVPTAFMAGITGQLYRQFALTISAAVIISTINALTLSPALCGLVLRKPTPREKQFVGFRWFNNSFDKVTDGYTFAIRQFVRVVSLVMLVYVGLVVTTGWTFGRLPTGFVPSEDQGYMFINIQLPDAASKQRTQQLIERLDDIYEETPGVADWLSIAGYSLLSGSAGSNQGFSVLILEPWDERQSPELSQEAILGGLQQKFAGLEEAVVFGFIPPPIDGLGNAGGFQMEVQDRGGAGFAELQNVAADMVDAGQQQSALSAMNTTFRANVPQLFADIDRTKVKTMNVPLSAVFNTLQAYLGSAYVNDFTYNNRSYQVRVQADSQFRSTAEDIRALDVRNSAGDMVPIGALVDVEEDFGPSVVRRYNLYPSASINGSPAPGYSSGQALEIMEQMAEARLPASFGYEWTGMSYQEKIASGGQALILVLAVGFVFLVLAAQYESWTSPAAVIAVVPLAALGVVIALMLRGADNNTYTQIGIVLLVALASKNAILIVEFASEKRREGLSIRDAAVQAASLRFRAILMTAFSSILGFMPLLIASGAGAASRQAVGNAVVGGMLAATVFSLTFVPSFFVLFRGLSEWVGSSPDSSEPQPAPAKPAEASAPTAT